In the Fusarium falciforme chromosome 6, complete sequence genome, TTTCTTTTGCTCTTGGACAAAAGCGATGGAGAGTCAACTACGGCACTGATCCCCACAGAGAGACCAAGACACTGCTCGCCGTCCCCTACCGAGCCAAGGATAACCCGACGCCTCGATCCGAGTTCAGCCATCCTGATGTGGTCATTGTACTTACCTGCCTGAGCTACTACTACAGTGGCCTTGACGACGAGGCTCTCTACTCCGCCTTTGATCTGCTCACCAATTCCGACAATGCTGATCTTGAGTATCAGGTCTGGGTCAAGACTGCTCCGACTCTGCCAGAGCACTTCCGACACCTGGAAGGCATCAATCTTCGGGATCGCCTCCAAAGCACAACGGAGGTGTTCCCCCATCTTCGGTATTCCAAGGCCGCTATCGACTACTACCTTTGTCGCTTGGTCTTTGCGAAGGAGTGCAAGGAGTTCCCCCACAAGCTTTCGGCTTCTGGATGGGAtttggccaagatcaagaccaacCCGACGACAGGGTTCAGTGGTACCAATGACTCTCGGTATCTCCTCCCGATGGCCATCAAGCAGCTGGACCTTGTCGAACAGAAGCACACCAACGCTCTGGTGCTCGAGTATCTTCTTCGCCCGGAGAATGGCATTGCCCTGATGCCACCGGAGATGAAGGGGGCAACTTTTGACAGCCAAACCCTTCTGGAGATGATCTCCAAGATGAGCTCCAACACCCGCGTTATACTCGATGTCGGTGCCCAAGTCATCGACCTGACAAATATCGAGTTTGCAAAGGCTTGCTTGAGCCGCTATGACGACGAGAACACACAGGCGGTCATTTGCTTCAGCGAGCTTGACGATATTATTGTCGTTGATCGGTCCGGAAAGGTTGAGGAACTTCAGACTTCGCCATTTGCTAATCAGATGGATCAATGCCTGGtcttcctcgacgaggcGCACACGAGAGGCACGGATCTGAAGCTTCCCGTGAACTACCAAGCCGTCGTGACTTTGGGCGCGGGTTTGACGAAGGACCGCTTGGTTCAAGGTATGTATTCACCCTCAACGATCCCTTCCCTTTTGAACGGTTGCTAACATTTCTATAGCATGCATGCGAATGCGAAAACTTGGAAAGGGGCAGACCGTGGTGTTCTGCATTCCACGCGAAATCGAACAGAAGATCCTACTTCAACGAGGCCAGAAGCCGTCTTCTGGACAGATCACGATATCCGATGTTATCTCCTGGGTCATCACCGAGACCTGCCTGGACCTACGACGAGCGATGCCCCTGTGGCTCACTCAAGGCCTCCGGTTCTTTGAACAACAGGCCTTCTGGGCCGGGGTATCAAGTGCTAAGACCAGATTCTCGTGGGCCCAGCAGTTCATGGAGGCCGAAGCCCAGAGTCTTGATCAACGGTATCGCCCACGAAAACTCGACGCCAGCCTGGATACCATCCTCGGCCACGTCGGCCCCCGTGCAAGCGAACAGTTCCGCTCTCGCTGCGAGGAGTTTGGCCTCATTGAACTTCAAACAAGCTCGCTCAACGAGGAGCAAGAGAGAGAGCTTTCGCCCGAGGCCCAACAAGAACGACAAGTCGAGAAGCCGCCCAGAGTCGAGCCAGAAACCCATCGTGTTCACGCTGGTCTGCGCGAGTTCATTGTCGACGGCCAGTTCCCAGGCGAGTGTGCTGCCTTCAAGCCCGCCTTCAAGGCTCTCAGTCAGACTTCTGCTGCGGCATGCTTCGACGTGAACGAATTCCCGAGCAACATCTGGGTGACACACGACTTCGCCACGACGGTCAAGGCTCGCTTTGGGAAGAAGAACTATTCAGACTCTTTCCAACGTCCTGTCCAGTGGATCCTCACGAGCAACAGTACCGTTGATGACATGCGCCTCGTGATCATCAGCCCATTTGAGGCCCAGGAACTTCTATCGGTCATCGAGGCGTCTCGACATGTCACGCTGCGACTCTACGCTCCACGAACCAACCTTGGGTTCCAGCCTCTCGACCACTTGAGGCTGTACACGGTCTCTAAGAAGGTCCAGAACGCACCGATACCGGAGGATATCATTGTCCAGCTCAACCTTTTCGCAGGACAGCTTTACCTGCTCTCGTTTGACGAGTACGTTGACGTGTGTGAAGCACTTGGTCTAGCTTGGGGTCCTTCAGACGACTCTGTGACCCTTGGACCAGACGGCTTCATTCCGCCAGGCACCAGCGTCGGGAAATTGGTCAACAAGTCGGGATTTACAAAGAGTCCAGTCAGGTTCCTCAAGGTCCTCATGTCAAAGATCCGACAGGACTGCGAGCTGATTGAGAAGACTCACATGGGCAAGATTTTGGAGGGTATACGTCTGGTAGAGGAGGATTTTGCGGATCAACAAAACTAGAGGGGCAAGAAGGTGTGGTTTAGAGTTGATCATTTGTTGTTTGTATTGCGAATGGAGTTTGGAGTTTAGTATCAAGCATGTAGCGAGTCACGTTAGAAATGAGGCAACGGCCAATTGATTAATCACCAAGGCTTTGGGGATGCTATTTTGACTGATGTCCCCGTCCAGGAATCGACCATGACTTCTTCGATATCTCCTTAATTGGACCCATCCTCCTCATATATCTTCCACATCGCAACATCATATGGCATACTCTGTAGAGTGATACcctctggagaagaagcagcatTATCAGAGAGTGATAGAAGGAGCAAAAGAGACTTACCAAATTCAGGGTACTGCTTGAGAAAGTATTCTTCACCTTGGGCAAGGGCACTCTTGACTCTTTCCCGGGACTCCTTCCATTTGGCGGCCTCCGTTTCCTGCTTTTCTTTCTTGGCTTTGAGATCTTTggtctccttgcccttggcctccttctctttggTCGCGATATTCTCGGCGTCCGCGGTTGGGGGAgccatggtgttgttgttagGGAGGCTGTCGGTGATCGTCATAGCTCAAGTTCTTTGCTTGCACTCCGTATTTTTAGTGGTACGTCGAGATTGTTTAGAGGGTAGGATCTGACGGCGTGGAAACTGGCAATGTGCACTTATTAGAGGCAGAGATTTGAGGAGATTTGAAATGCGTTGGGAGCCCGCCGATGTTGAAGTATAAGTGGACGTGGAGAGACGGCCCGACGGAGGAGAAAACTCTAATGGATGTTTGGCTGCCGGAAAGCTGACTCTGTTGGTGACAAATACGGCTTCTGTAGGCTTGAACTCTACGCTGCTCTCCCTTCAAAGCCACTGTACTTTGTTAGTCACTCGATCAAACAGAGTGTTGACCAATAGAGGGAAGAGGGTAGTTTCAACACGAAAAGCACAAAAGATAACAACTATAAAACAGGGAGGCTACTACATTTGTGGCTCTTTTCCCGagtaatatctataaggagGCTTATTTAGGCGTTCTTTAGCTAATGAGTCTGTTTGGCACCTATGTTAAGCTTGATATCTTTGCATATTGATTGAATATAGTGAGAGGAAACTTTATGAGAACTCTAGCTAGCCTTAGACAATCATCTTGGTAAGCCTTCTCTAATGACAAGACTGCTGCGATTGAATAGACTGGAGAGACGCTGATGAAGATTTGCGGAGGATTGTGACAGTTACTGAATCCACTTTAATACCCTTGTTGACAAGCAACTCCTCTATCATGAATAGATCGAAGTATGAATACACCataaaagagagaaaagccGAGTGAAACAATGCTTGAATCATGATTTCTCTTTGCCTCGGCTTGGACCCCAAATCCTTCCAGGGTGTATTACGCGAGGTGGGTGAATCACCAATCAGAGCTCCTACCAAGACCCCGAGGCCCCGAGAGCTGGTGATAAAGACCCCTGTAGCCATCAGGAGATTTCCTGCATGAGAGAGGGGGTGTCGCTTGCGGTATTTATTAGCATGTTTTTTGCTTCGTAAATGAGGGGAAGCTAATTTGTGAACCTCAATCCTTCTCGAACTCTTTGTCACGATTCGGCGAACCAACTATCCCGTCCTAGGTATTCCCCATTTGGCAACATGACTACCGTTGGGGCTCCCGTTATCGCTCCCGCAGACGATGTTGGTTTAGTTACCCTTGCATGGACCCTGGCTAACAGTGCGTGAGGCCAATGATACTGACTCTGCCCTTGGTCTGGTACGAGGACTTCCCTTCGCTATGAGGGTGCATTGCTTATGATGGATAGGATGCCTCCTCATCTACTGAAAGCTTAAGAAGTTCCATTCTCGATTATAGACAGGAGAATGGCAGAACATACCACAAGTACAAGGATGGCAGTACGTTGTGCACCCACACCCGCATACAGCCACGACGCCCTGGCCTGTTGGTTGAGACAATGCTTGCTCACATGTCAACTCTAGAATACAACCTCCccaacgatgatgaggaaagCGAAAGACTGGGTAGAGCCACTCGCAAACTAGATGAGTGCTGTTTCTCGCTGACACGGACCAGATCTCCAGCATAACCTTTGCCTCCTGACGTTTGACAACAAGCTCGGCCTGAGCCCCCCAAACCTCCCTGGCTCAAAGGTCAAGCGTGTCCTTGATGTAGGCACCGGCACTGGTATCTGGGCCATTGACTTCGGTGACGAGCATCCCGATGCGACCGTCATTGGCGTCGACCTTTCCCCGATCCAGCCGAGCTTGTACGAGTTGACCTGAGCATCAATCTGGGACACTGCTAACCGAGTGTCAGCGTCCCCCCCAACGTTCAGTTCGAGATTGACGATATCGACGAGGAGTGGACTTACAGTGAACCATTTGATTACATCCACAGTAGATTCATGAACTTTAGCGTTCAGAACTGGCAATCCTATCTGGAAAAGATCTTCAAGTAGGGCCCCCGTCGACTCACCTCGCTCATTGGTTTTTAACGTAACTAGGAACCTCGCCCCCGGTGGCTATGTTGAGCTGCAAGACGTAGACGTTATCATGGGTAGCGATGACGGAACCTTGACTGAGGACACCACTATGTACAAGTGGTGCAGACTTCTGGACGAGGCTGCCGGAAAGTTCAACCGCTCTTTCGAAAGGACCACCAAATTCAAGGACCTTCTCAAGGAAGCCGGCTTCGTCGACATTGTCGAGACGCGATTCAAGTGGCCATCCAACCGCTggcccaaggacaagaagttcAAGGAGCTCGGTGCTTGGAACAATGAGAATGCCAGCTCTGCCCTCGAGGCTCTGACCATGGCTCCATTCACGAGAGGTCTGGGCTGGAGCCgtgaggaggtcgaggtctTCTTGGCCGACTTGAGAAAGGACTGGAACAACCCTAAGATCCACGCTTATTGGCCAATGTATGTGACCTCATTCTATTCGATATTTTGTGTGCTAACGTGTTTGTAGTTGTGCCGTCTATGCTAGGAAGCCTGAAGCCTAGAGTGTTCACCGAGAACTGATGTTGGGGGTTACgttttgatgatgatgatatcaAAGAGGGTAGCACAGATTGATTACTTCACCTTAGTCATATACAATCACATATTGTATCAGAGAAACAAAATAAGTGAAACAATGTGCGCCATGCTCATGCGGGCATCGCTCATTTATCATCTAAAtgtctattatataagtggTTGCGAGATGAAGTCAACTGGAGATGAGTGAAACAGAGTTCCAGACTAGGTCAAAACCTAAGAGCAGTGGACAACGCCGTCGTCGTGAGTGTGGCACTCCTTGGGAGCCTCCTTGGTAGCAGAGGGGGTAGCAGCGCCAGTGGTCTTGCtagcctccttcttctcctcctccacgggCTCACCAGTGCAGCCAACACCAGGGGCGGCAATGTCGTAGGCGTAGACGTCGATGGCAAAGAACTGGAGGGTGTTGCTGTCGATGACGCTCTGGGAGGGGTCCTTCTTGGCGAGGGCAGTGACCTCGGTGTAGGCCGAGGCGAAGTGGTCGACAACCTCCTCGCTGACGGTGGGGACGTGGAGGATGCGGTGCATTAGGTCAGTGGCCCAGTAAGTGTTGAGcttggaggcggcgacggTGTAGCCACGGTTGCACACCTGGTCGAGGTTGCGGCGGATCTCGAACGAGAGAGGGCAGATGACGGTCTCGGTAGTAGCGTTGTCACCTCGCCAGTGGCCAGCCCACTCTGTACTTTGTTAGCTGTGTTCTCATGTGAGGCTATAGTGACTTACCGTCCTGGGTAGCGCAGTTGCGGTCAGGGTCGTCGCAGCGGAAGAGCATGCCGGTCTTGTCGGCGTTGATGATGCGCTCGTACCAGCCAATAGGCTGAGAAGTCGAAACATTGCCAAAGTACTTCTGGACAAACTCGGACTTGTGGCCGAAGCGCAGGATATGGTCCTTGGCGTGCTGAGCCAGCTGAACAGCCTCGTCGAGGCCGTTGGCGAGCTGACGGTGCAGGGTAGAGTTGCAGGACTGGTGAATGGGGTACGTCTTCTTCCAGCCCTCAGCCCAGTCGTAGGCTCCGGCAGACTCAGTGGCCTTGGGGGCCTCGGCGGTCTGGGTGGCGGCCTCCTCGCGGGGGACGATGGGGGAGGCGATGGTGGCTCCGAAGAGGAGGGCCGCGACGGTGGTGGACTTGAACATCATTTTGGATAAAACTTGTCGGCTTGAACTTGATTGGTTCAGTGAGTTGTCGGCTGTTTGTTTggcttgatgatgagggctGAGTGGCTGAGGAAACAAGAGTTCATGCAGGAGGTGTTTCGGGGTATTTATAGAGTATAGATGGCAACCTTGCGAAAGCTCAAGAGGCAAGGATATGGACCAACATTGCTTACGCCGTCTCTACTGACTAGCTAGCATCTCTCATGGATTCTCGGCGTTGAATCCGTTCGTGGGGGTTGACCCCATCACGCATGGCAAAAGAGCCTCGCCTGCAGAGCGGGGAGATGCATGTTGGTTTACTCTGACCGCGGCATCTCCGGAGGATGGACAAATGAAAGCACAGTACTTGCCAgtagagaagagaaaagaagagagaaagtGATTATTCTCCACGTCACACCATGACTATCCGGGTTCTCAGGGAATCCACTACATGCAAACCATCAAGGTGCCTGGACTATCCGCGGTCGAGTGCAACCCCACCACGCAGGCCACTTCAAGTTAAATAATATGCTTAATTCATGAGTTAGATGCCTCTAGTGGCGTGAGGGTCGTACCAATCCTAAAGTGAGCTATTAGCAAATCCAACGCCCTGGCTCGTTGGACTCCAAGTTATGCTTGTTTGGGCAGCTGTTGTCCCCCACGAGTTGACCGTCCTTTggtccatggatggatccccCAGTGCGGTATTTACCAAATAGAATCTCTGGTTTTTCTCGTTAGTCAaaatcctcgtcgtcgtcctcgcggCTGACTCGCCTCGATAGACCTGCCTCGGCCTCTTGGCATATGCACTCTACTGAGGGGACAACACCTTGAAGGACTCGACAGTGCATGACTAGCCCGATCGAGTCTTTCTCCGATGGTTGACCTTGGTTTCTTCACATATCGTCGTTAATCCCGTTGTCCCACACAAGCCACGCTTTTTTCATCCCGCGCCCAAGTTGTATCCATGTTCTCGGGTACGGCTCTGGCGGGCTTGGCGTGGCGAGTTCACGAGAGACATCAGGGTAAATTCATCAAGGTCAGCGTTGGTGAGAGCGGATCTTTGGTAACATGACGTCGTTGGCGAAGCAATTGTTTTGTCATGGCTTGGCGGGTTCGTGAGCTGACCAAGACGCCCAACAATGGCTGCCTAGTGATGGGAGAAGACATGAAGCGTCATTTCATGATTGGAATGCTTATTCAACTGTGAAGATGTGAGCGCCTTTTATCTGAGATGTGCTGACTCTTCCCCTCGCGAAAGCATCTGAGCACAAACATGGCTTCACTGGGGATGGCAATATCACCGGACCCAAAACACAGCATCTAGAAGCATCAATGTCAATGCAAATCCTAAAGCTACCCTACATAaaagaccagaccagaccagacccaACCTCCCGGTTAACCTCCTCTACTCATCTCCACCAGTTCATATCCCCTTAACCACACCTCCGGAATTACCTGTGCATGAGATATGCCAAGCTGATACCAAACACACAGAACCCAAGATCTCTCTTCTTGCATAGCGGCTCTGTTTTCCGTTTCCCCCTGCAGGAGCACACCCACAACTGAGCATGCAAGTCATTAAACAGCCCAAAGGTAGATCCCGTCCCCTGCATGAGACGGTAGCATTAGATTTAGACCTTGGCGACTGTAGCAGGTTGACACCACCTCAAAACTAGACCCAATTGTGTGATTCAGCGCTTAAAAACATTCTTATTTCTCTATCAAATTTCTACATACTTAAGCCTGCGCTAGGTCACTCGGTCTAGCCCAAAGTCCCTCTGGCTCAACACCCTTGGCCACACGCAACAACTTTCTCTGCTCCCTCGCCGTCCTATACGTATCAAGCCACTCCTTGGAATGCCCCAGCAGAGGCTCAGTCTTGTCATCTACAAGGCTCGAGTTGACCCACTCCAGCAAATCGTTCACATAGTCGACCTCGAGACCGTCGTCGGCCAAACTGTGGAATTTCCGTCCACGTCCCTTGAGAGCAACGCGGTTCTCGTACTCCTTCCTCATTGACGCACGGCTTGGAAGTGTTGCCTTTCCTGTGAGGACTCTTGCGAGGGCCTGGGCTTGAAAGTCAAAGAGGGAGAATGTTGCCGTGTAATAAGGCACGCCGatgaaggagagagaggggTCTTCGATGTAAAAGATGTCCTTGTGTAGGTTGTGCACCATGTTTCCTTCTGACGTG is a window encoding:
- a CDS encoding HRXXH domain-containing protein, yielding MMFKSTTVAALLFGATIASPIVPREEAATQTAEAPKATESAGAYDWAEGWKKTYPIHQSCNSTLHRQLANGLDEAVQLAQHAKDHILRFGHKSEFVQKYFGNVSTSQPIGWYERIINADKTGMLFRCDDPDRNCATQDEWAGHWRGDNATTETVICPLSFEIRRNLDQVCNRGYTVAASKLNTYWATDLMHRILHVPTVSEEVVDHFASAYTEVTALAKKDPSQSVIDSNTLQFFAIDVYAYDIAAPGVGCTGEPVEEEKKEASKTTGAATPSATKEAPKECHTHDDGVVHCS